A single window of Drosophila suzukii chromosome 3, CBGP_Dsuzu_IsoJpt1.0, whole genome shotgun sequence DNA harbors:
- the LOC108016115 gene encoding aminopeptidase N isoform X4 has product MEGGYVREGGQLKTKNGQKYVFNGAPSGVYVSKACLIIAAFITVLALLFTIVITYFVTRQGFPPKEATPSCITAVDHTEVNATPIQTAGWVSLNSPAPLDMATPTPTPTPTSTSTTTTTTTTALAPPTTSGEPEIKPVDPKVGDIPLVEPPVEDVEDNTTKPTNRPIKLYEGWRPLHYSLLIEPSAETSISNGSLTIEIERDVSKVTSWEPIVLDVHNVSISNVRVIRALPNKTANEEQELEFDSDYGEDNATFVISLDKAYSGETQLKLQLSLDFISQVTDTLQGVYKTSYINPDTNKEEWMISTQFSPIDARRAFPCFDRPDMKANFSVSIVRNLQYKMALSNMPKSHTSRYRRGYVRDDFLVTPKMPTYLVAFIVSNMVDSRFAALDSEMTPRVEIWTRPQFIDMTNYAYKMVRKFLPYYEDFFGVKNKLPKIDLVSVPDFGFAAMENWGLITFRDSALLVPEDQELASSSEHMQYVAQIIAHELAHQWFGNLVTPKWWDDLWLKEGFACYMSYKALEHSHPEFQIMDTLTTLEFKESMEHDADNTSHAISFDVRTTNDVRRIFDPISYSKGTILLRMLNSIVGDVAFRAATRDLLKKFAYGNMDRDELWAILTHHGQEQGTLPKDLSVKQIMDSWITQPGYPVVNVERRGADLILSQQRYLLPSKNPADQSSWFIPITFETDELRKGDNIPSHWMRSQDEGELIVGNVFTHNSNSDNVIYLNLNRQGYYRVNYDMTSWLALKKNFSTLPRITRAQLLDDALHLSQAEYLTYDIPLTFLMELFTSVDDELLWSAAKPGLNYLIYNLKREPAFETFRAFMKFIVRPAFDHYGLNEPDNESHLQLKHRALVAYFACKFNYDRCTQVAQMKFREWMRDAKKNPIKPNLKSVIYCTSLAEGSSPEWYFAYKQYKSTTSASEKEEILTSLGCTTKPWLLSKYLNMTINPTSGILKQDGALAFRAVASNAIGHEIAFDFLQSNIKEIAEYYGDGFSTLSEMIKSLTIYMNKDYHKHQLLDLAATCRKLGLKAVESAIDLALEQVNNNIYWRSHSYHSLKNFLEGIVSEFQINIF; this is encoded by the exons GAGGTCAGCTCAAGACCAAAAATGGccaaaaatatgttttcaaCGGAGCTCCATCGGGGGTTTATGTTTCCAAAGCCTGCCTGATCATCGCTGCCTTCATAACAGTTCTGGCCCTACTTTTCACCATAGTGATTACCTATTTTGTGACGAGGCAGGGATTCCCGCCCAAGGAGGCGACTCCCAG TTGCATCACCGCCGTCGATCACACAGAGGTAAATGCGACTCCCATCCAAACGGCGGGATGGGTGAGCCTGAATTCTCCGGCGCCCTTGGAcatggccacgcccactccgaCACCTACGCCCACGTCCACttcaacaacaaccacaacgaCTACCACAGCCTTGGCCCCGCCCACCACAAGTGGGGAGCCCGAAATAAAGCCGGTGGATCCCAAAGTGGGTGACATTCCGCTGGTGGAGCCACCTGTCGAGGATGTTGAGGACAACACCACCAAGCCCACAAATCGTCCAATCAAACTCTACGAAGGATGGCGGCCACTTCACTATAG CCTGCTGATTGAGCCCAGTGCGGAGACATCTATCAGTAACGGCAGCCTGACCATCGAGATTGAGAGGGATGTGTCCAAGGTGACCAGCTGGGAGCCCATTGTTCTGGATGTGCACAATGTCAGTATCTCCAATGTCCGGGTGATCCGTGCCCTGCCAAATAAGACGGCTAATGAGGAGCAAGAGCTGGAGTTTGATAGTGACTATGGAGAGGATAATGCCACCTTTGTGATCAGTTTGGATAAGGCCTATTCAGGGGAAACCCAGTTGAAGCTGCAGCTTAGTCTGGATTTCATCAGCCAGGTGACGGACACTCTGCAGGGCGTCTACAAGACCAGCTACATCAATCCGGATACCAATAAAGAAGA ATGGATGATCAGCACCCAGTTCTCGCCCATCGATGCCCGTCGCGCCTTTCCCTGCTTCGATCGTCCCGATATGAAGGCCAACTTTTCAGTCAGCATAGTTAGGAACCTCCAGTACAAGATGGCCCTGTCCAACATGCCCAAATCCCACACTAGTCGCTATCGCCGGGGTTATGTGAGGGATGACTTTTTGGTCACACCCAAGATGCCCACATATCTAGTGGCTTTCATTGTGTCCAATATGGTGGATTCCCGATTTGCCGCTCTGGACAGCGAAATGACGCCCCGAGTGGAGATCTGGACGAGACCACAATTTATAGATATGACCAACTATGCCTATAAGATGGTACGAAAGTTCCTGCCCTATTACGAGGATTTCTTCGGCGTGAAGAACAAGCTGCCCAAGATCGATCTGGTGTCGGTGCCAGACTTTGGATTCGCTGCCATGGAGAACTGGGGACTGATTACCTTCCGGGACTCAGCTCTTCTTGTGCCCGAGGACCAGGAGCTGGCCTCCTCCTCCGAGCACATGCAGTATGTGGCCCAGATCATTGCCCACGAACTGGCCCATCAGTGGTTTGGCAACCTGGTGACTCCGAAGTGGTGGGATGATCTCTGGCTGAAGGAGGGATTCGCCTGCTATATGAGCTATAAGGCCTTGGAGCACTCCCACCCAGAGTTTCAGATCATGGACACTCTGACCACGCTGGAGTTCAAGGAGTCGATGGAGCACGATGCCGATAACACCTCGCATGCCATATCCTTCGATGTGCGCACAACCAACGATGTAAGGCGCATCTTCGATCCAATTAGCTACTCCAAGGGCACCATCCTGCTGCGCATGCTCAATTCGATTGTGGGCGATGTGGCCTTCCGCGCAGCCACTCGGGATCTGCTCAAGAAGTTCGCCTACGGGAATATGGACCGCGATGAGCTGTGGGCCATACTCACCCACCATGGTCAAGAGCAGGGCACTTTGCCCAAGGATCTGAGTGTCAAGCAGATCATGGACTCGTGGATCACGCAGCCGGGCTATCCGGTGGTCAATGTGGAGCGACGTGGTGCTGATCTCATCCTGAGCCAGCAGCGGTACCTGCTGCCCTCGAAGAACCCAGCGGACCAGAGCAGCTGGTTCATCCCCATCACCTTCGAAACCGATGAGCTGCGCAAGGGTGACAATATACCATCCCATTGGATGAGGAGCCAAGATGAGGGAGAGCTCATCGTGGGCAATGTCTTCAcgcacaacagcaacagcgaTAACGTGATCTATCTGAATCTCAACCGTCAGGGCTACTATCGGGTCAACTACGATATGACCTCCTGGCTGGCGCTTAAGAAGAACTTTAGCACTCTGCCCAGGATCACAAGAGCCCAGTTGCTGGATGATGCACTGCATCTGTCGCAGGCGGAGTATCTCACTTATGATATACC ATTGACCTTCCTTATGGAGCTGTTCACTTCTGTGGATGATGAGTTGCTTTGGAGTGCCGCCAAACCTGGTCTCAACTATCTCATTTACAACCTCAAGAGGGAGCCTGCCTTCGAGACCTTTAGG gCCTTTATGAAGTTCATTGTACGTCCCGCCTTCGATCATTATGGCTTAAACGAGCCAGACAATGAGTCCCATTTGCAACTTAAACACCGAGCTTTGGTGGCCTATTTTGCCTGCAAATTTAACTACGATCGCTGCACCCAAGTGGCCCAGATGAAGTTCCGCGAGTGGATGCGCGATGCCAAAAAGAATCC CATAAAGCCAAACCTGAAGTCCGTGATTTACTGCACATCTCTGGCAGAGGGCTCTTCACCGGAATGGTACTTCGCCTACAAGCAGTACAAGTCCACCACGAGTGCTTCGGAAAAGGAGGAGATACTGACCTCGCTGGGCTGCACCACCAAACCCTGGCTGCTGTCCAA GTACCTCAATATGACCATCAATCCCACATCGGGCATACTGAAACAAGATGGAGCCTTGGCCTTCCGGGCAGTGGCCTCCAATGCCATTGGTCATGAGATAGCCTTTGACTTCCTGCAGAGCAACATTAAGGAGATTGCCGAATA CTATGGCGATGGCTTCTCCACTCTGTCCGAGATGATCAAGTCGCTGACCATCTACATGAACAAGGACTACCACAAGCACCAGCTCCTGGACTTGGCCGCCACCTGCCGCAAATTGGGACTGAAGGCCGTGGAATCGGCCATCGATTTGGCCCTGGAGCAGGTCAACAATAATATCTACTGGCGCAGCCACTCTTACCACAGCCTCAAGAACTTCCTCGAGGGCATCGTCAGCGAGTTCCAGATCAACATCTTCTAG
- the LOC108016115 gene encoding aminopeptidase N isoform X1, which produces MEGGYVREAIISYTNPKLQIPLMASAIYAPTTTSTSPAGTPTSAAAATTSKNASASASAPLSSPPGPSSSAGSAAAVSGGPLQGFVAKLRNFRFDDTKNIRKRFHFDYISKDRFLGGQLKTKNGQKYVFNGAPSGVYVSKACLIIAAFITVLALLFTIVITYFVTRQGFPPKEATPSCITAVDHTEVNATPIQTAGWVSLNSPAPLDMATPTPTPTPTSTSTTTTTTTTALAPPTTSGEPEIKPVDPKVGDIPLVEPPVEDVEDNTTKPTNRPIKLYEGWRPLHYSLLIEPSAETSISNGSLTIEIERDVSKVTSWEPIVLDVHNVSISNVRVIRALPNKTANEEQELEFDSDYGEDNATFVISLDKAYSGETQLKLQLSLDFISQVTDTLQGVYKTSYINPDTNKEEWMISTQFSPIDARRAFPCFDRPDMKANFSVSIVRNLQYKMALSNMPKSHTSRYRRGYVRDDFLVTPKMPTYLVAFIVSNMVDSRFAALDSEMTPRVEIWTRPQFIDMTNYAYKMVRKFLPYYEDFFGVKNKLPKIDLVSVPDFGFAAMENWGLITFRDSALLVPEDQELASSSEHMQYVAQIIAHELAHQWFGNLVTPKWWDDLWLKEGFACYMSYKALEHSHPEFQIMDTLTTLEFKESMEHDADNTSHAISFDVRTTNDVRRIFDPISYSKGTILLRMLNSIVGDVAFRAATRDLLKKFAYGNMDRDELWAILTHHGQEQGTLPKDLSVKQIMDSWITQPGYPVVNVERRGADLILSQQRYLLPSKNPADQSSWFIPITFETDELRKGDNIPSHWMRSQDEGELIVGNVFTHNSNSDNVIYLNLNRQGYYRVNYDMTSWLALKKNFSTLPRITRAQLLDDALHLSQAEYLTYDIPLTFLMELFTSVDDELLWSAAKPGLNYLIYNLKREPAFETFRAFMKFIVRPAFDHYGLNEPDNESHLQLKHRALVAYFACKFNYDRCTQVAQMKFREWMRDAKKNPIKPNLKSVIYCTSLAEGSSPEWYFAYKQYKSTTSASEKEEILTSLGCTTKPWLLSKYLNMTINPTSGILKQDGALAFRAVASNAIGHEIAFDFLQSNIKEIAEYYGDGFSTLSEMIKSLTIYMNKDYHKHQLLDLAATCRKLGLKAVESAIDLALEQVNNNIYWRSHSYHSLKNFLEGIVSEFQINIF; this is translated from the exons CCATCATATCCTATACCAATCCCAAACTGCAAATACCATTAATGGCATCTGCAATATACGCGCCCACCACCACATCAACATCACCAGCCGGCACTCCGACCTCGGCCGCCGCAGCCACCACATCCAAAAACGCATCTGCATCCGCTTCGGCTCCATTATCATCACCACCAGGTCCTTCGTCATCGGCAGGATCTGCTGCGGCGGTTTCTGGAGGTCCTCTCCAGGGATTCGTTGCCAAGTTGCGTAATTTTAGATTCGACGACAcgaaaaatataagaaaacgTTTCCATTTCGATTACATATCAAAGGACAGATTTTTGG GAGGTCAGCTCAAGACCAAAAATGGccaaaaatatgttttcaaCGGAGCTCCATCGGGGGTTTATGTTTCCAAAGCCTGCCTGATCATCGCTGCCTTCATAACAGTTCTGGCCCTACTTTTCACCATAGTGATTACCTATTTTGTGACGAGGCAGGGATTCCCGCCCAAGGAGGCGACTCCCAG TTGCATCACCGCCGTCGATCACACAGAGGTAAATGCGACTCCCATCCAAACGGCGGGATGGGTGAGCCTGAATTCTCCGGCGCCCTTGGAcatggccacgcccactccgaCACCTACGCCCACGTCCACttcaacaacaaccacaacgaCTACCACAGCCTTGGCCCCGCCCACCACAAGTGGGGAGCCCGAAATAAAGCCGGTGGATCCCAAAGTGGGTGACATTCCGCTGGTGGAGCCACCTGTCGAGGATGTTGAGGACAACACCACCAAGCCCACAAATCGTCCAATCAAACTCTACGAAGGATGGCGGCCACTTCACTATAG CCTGCTGATTGAGCCCAGTGCGGAGACATCTATCAGTAACGGCAGCCTGACCATCGAGATTGAGAGGGATGTGTCCAAGGTGACCAGCTGGGAGCCCATTGTTCTGGATGTGCACAATGTCAGTATCTCCAATGTCCGGGTGATCCGTGCCCTGCCAAATAAGACGGCTAATGAGGAGCAAGAGCTGGAGTTTGATAGTGACTATGGAGAGGATAATGCCACCTTTGTGATCAGTTTGGATAAGGCCTATTCAGGGGAAACCCAGTTGAAGCTGCAGCTTAGTCTGGATTTCATCAGCCAGGTGACGGACACTCTGCAGGGCGTCTACAAGACCAGCTACATCAATCCGGATACCAATAAAGAAGA ATGGATGATCAGCACCCAGTTCTCGCCCATCGATGCCCGTCGCGCCTTTCCCTGCTTCGATCGTCCCGATATGAAGGCCAACTTTTCAGTCAGCATAGTTAGGAACCTCCAGTACAAGATGGCCCTGTCCAACATGCCCAAATCCCACACTAGTCGCTATCGCCGGGGTTATGTGAGGGATGACTTTTTGGTCACACCCAAGATGCCCACATATCTAGTGGCTTTCATTGTGTCCAATATGGTGGATTCCCGATTTGCCGCTCTGGACAGCGAAATGACGCCCCGAGTGGAGATCTGGACGAGACCACAATTTATAGATATGACCAACTATGCCTATAAGATGGTACGAAAGTTCCTGCCCTATTACGAGGATTTCTTCGGCGTGAAGAACAAGCTGCCCAAGATCGATCTGGTGTCGGTGCCAGACTTTGGATTCGCTGCCATGGAGAACTGGGGACTGATTACCTTCCGGGACTCAGCTCTTCTTGTGCCCGAGGACCAGGAGCTGGCCTCCTCCTCCGAGCACATGCAGTATGTGGCCCAGATCATTGCCCACGAACTGGCCCATCAGTGGTTTGGCAACCTGGTGACTCCGAAGTGGTGGGATGATCTCTGGCTGAAGGAGGGATTCGCCTGCTATATGAGCTATAAGGCCTTGGAGCACTCCCACCCAGAGTTTCAGATCATGGACACTCTGACCACGCTGGAGTTCAAGGAGTCGATGGAGCACGATGCCGATAACACCTCGCATGCCATATCCTTCGATGTGCGCACAACCAACGATGTAAGGCGCATCTTCGATCCAATTAGCTACTCCAAGGGCACCATCCTGCTGCGCATGCTCAATTCGATTGTGGGCGATGTGGCCTTCCGCGCAGCCACTCGGGATCTGCTCAAGAAGTTCGCCTACGGGAATATGGACCGCGATGAGCTGTGGGCCATACTCACCCACCATGGTCAAGAGCAGGGCACTTTGCCCAAGGATCTGAGTGTCAAGCAGATCATGGACTCGTGGATCACGCAGCCGGGCTATCCGGTGGTCAATGTGGAGCGACGTGGTGCTGATCTCATCCTGAGCCAGCAGCGGTACCTGCTGCCCTCGAAGAACCCAGCGGACCAGAGCAGCTGGTTCATCCCCATCACCTTCGAAACCGATGAGCTGCGCAAGGGTGACAATATACCATCCCATTGGATGAGGAGCCAAGATGAGGGAGAGCTCATCGTGGGCAATGTCTTCAcgcacaacagcaacagcgaTAACGTGATCTATCTGAATCTCAACCGTCAGGGCTACTATCGGGTCAACTACGATATGACCTCCTGGCTGGCGCTTAAGAAGAACTTTAGCACTCTGCCCAGGATCACAAGAGCCCAGTTGCTGGATGATGCACTGCATCTGTCGCAGGCGGAGTATCTCACTTATGATATACC ATTGACCTTCCTTATGGAGCTGTTCACTTCTGTGGATGATGAGTTGCTTTGGAGTGCCGCCAAACCTGGTCTCAACTATCTCATTTACAACCTCAAGAGGGAGCCTGCCTTCGAGACCTTTAGG gCCTTTATGAAGTTCATTGTACGTCCCGCCTTCGATCATTATGGCTTAAACGAGCCAGACAATGAGTCCCATTTGCAACTTAAACACCGAGCTTTGGTGGCCTATTTTGCCTGCAAATTTAACTACGATCGCTGCACCCAAGTGGCCCAGATGAAGTTCCGCGAGTGGATGCGCGATGCCAAAAAGAATCC CATAAAGCCAAACCTGAAGTCCGTGATTTACTGCACATCTCTGGCAGAGGGCTCTTCACCGGAATGGTACTTCGCCTACAAGCAGTACAAGTCCACCACGAGTGCTTCGGAAAAGGAGGAGATACTGACCTCGCTGGGCTGCACCACCAAACCCTGGCTGCTGTCCAA GTACCTCAATATGACCATCAATCCCACATCGGGCATACTGAAACAAGATGGAGCCTTGGCCTTCCGGGCAGTGGCCTCCAATGCCATTGGTCATGAGATAGCCTTTGACTTCCTGCAGAGCAACATTAAGGAGATTGCCGAATA CTATGGCGATGGCTTCTCCACTCTGTCCGAGATGATCAAGTCGCTGACCATCTACATGAACAAGGACTACCACAAGCACCAGCTCCTGGACTTGGCCGCCACCTGCCGCAAATTGGGACTGAAGGCCGTGGAATCGGCCATCGATTTGGCCCTGGAGCAGGTCAACAATAATATCTACTGGCGCAGCCACTCTTACCACAGCCTCAAGAACTTCCTCGAGGGCATCGTCAGCGAGTTCCAGATCAACATCTTCTAG
- the LOC108016115 gene encoding aminopeptidase N isoform X3 has product MEGGYVREEDSDAIMGVESPGGQLKTKNGQKYVFNGAPSGVYVSKACLIIAAFITVLALLFTIVITYFVTRQGFPPKEATPSCITAVDHTEVNATPIQTAGWVSLNSPAPLDMATPTPTPTPTSTSTTTTTTTTALAPPTTSGEPEIKPVDPKVGDIPLVEPPVEDVEDNTTKPTNRPIKLYEGWRPLHYSLLIEPSAETSISNGSLTIEIERDVSKVTSWEPIVLDVHNVSISNVRVIRALPNKTANEEQELEFDSDYGEDNATFVISLDKAYSGETQLKLQLSLDFISQVTDTLQGVYKTSYINPDTNKEEWMISTQFSPIDARRAFPCFDRPDMKANFSVSIVRNLQYKMALSNMPKSHTSRYRRGYVRDDFLVTPKMPTYLVAFIVSNMVDSRFAALDSEMTPRVEIWTRPQFIDMTNYAYKMVRKFLPYYEDFFGVKNKLPKIDLVSVPDFGFAAMENWGLITFRDSALLVPEDQELASSSEHMQYVAQIIAHELAHQWFGNLVTPKWWDDLWLKEGFACYMSYKALEHSHPEFQIMDTLTTLEFKESMEHDADNTSHAISFDVRTTNDVRRIFDPISYSKGTILLRMLNSIVGDVAFRAATRDLLKKFAYGNMDRDELWAILTHHGQEQGTLPKDLSVKQIMDSWITQPGYPVVNVERRGADLILSQQRYLLPSKNPADQSSWFIPITFETDELRKGDNIPSHWMRSQDEGELIVGNVFTHNSNSDNVIYLNLNRQGYYRVNYDMTSWLALKKNFSTLPRITRAQLLDDALHLSQAEYLTYDIPLTFLMELFTSVDDELLWSAAKPGLNYLIYNLKREPAFETFRAFMKFIVRPAFDHYGLNEPDNESHLQLKHRALVAYFACKFNYDRCTQVAQMKFREWMRDAKKNPIKPNLKSVIYCTSLAEGSSPEWYFAYKQYKSTTSASEKEEILTSLGCTTKPWLLSKYLNMTINPTSGILKQDGALAFRAVASNAIGHEIAFDFLQSNIKEIAEYYGDGFSTLSEMIKSLTIYMNKDYHKHQLLDLAATCRKLGLKAVESAIDLALEQVNNNIYWRSHSYHSLKNFLEGIVSEFQINIF; this is encoded by the exons GAGGTCAGCTCAAGACCAAAAATGGccaaaaatatgttttcaaCGGAGCTCCATCGGGGGTTTATGTTTCCAAAGCCTGCCTGATCATCGCTGCCTTCATAACAGTTCTGGCCCTACTTTTCACCATAGTGATTACCTATTTTGTGACGAGGCAGGGATTCCCGCCCAAGGAGGCGACTCCCAG TTGCATCACCGCCGTCGATCACACAGAGGTAAATGCGACTCCCATCCAAACGGCGGGATGGGTGAGCCTGAATTCTCCGGCGCCCTTGGAcatggccacgcccactccgaCACCTACGCCCACGTCCACttcaacaacaaccacaacgaCTACCACAGCCTTGGCCCCGCCCACCACAAGTGGGGAGCCCGAAATAAAGCCGGTGGATCCCAAAGTGGGTGACATTCCGCTGGTGGAGCCACCTGTCGAGGATGTTGAGGACAACACCACCAAGCCCACAAATCGTCCAATCAAACTCTACGAAGGATGGCGGCCACTTCACTATAG CCTGCTGATTGAGCCCAGTGCGGAGACATCTATCAGTAACGGCAGCCTGACCATCGAGATTGAGAGGGATGTGTCCAAGGTGACCAGCTGGGAGCCCATTGTTCTGGATGTGCACAATGTCAGTATCTCCAATGTCCGGGTGATCCGTGCCCTGCCAAATAAGACGGCTAATGAGGAGCAAGAGCTGGAGTTTGATAGTGACTATGGAGAGGATAATGCCACCTTTGTGATCAGTTTGGATAAGGCCTATTCAGGGGAAACCCAGTTGAAGCTGCAGCTTAGTCTGGATTTCATCAGCCAGGTGACGGACACTCTGCAGGGCGTCTACAAGACCAGCTACATCAATCCGGATACCAATAAAGAAGA ATGGATGATCAGCACCCAGTTCTCGCCCATCGATGCCCGTCGCGCCTTTCCCTGCTTCGATCGTCCCGATATGAAGGCCAACTTTTCAGTCAGCATAGTTAGGAACCTCCAGTACAAGATGGCCCTGTCCAACATGCCCAAATCCCACACTAGTCGCTATCGCCGGGGTTATGTGAGGGATGACTTTTTGGTCACACCCAAGATGCCCACATATCTAGTGGCTTTCATTGTGTCCAATATGGTGGATTCCCGATTTGCCGCTCTGGACAGCGAAATGACGCCCCGAGTGGAGATCTGGACGAGACCACAATTTATAGATATGACCAACTATGCCTATAAGATGGTACGAAAGTTCCTGCCCTATTACGAGGATTTCTTCGGCGTGAAGAACAAGCTGCCCAAGATCGATCTGGTGTCGGTGCCAGACTTTGGATTCGCTGCCATGGAGAACTGGGGACTGATTACCTTCCGGGACTCAGCTCTTCTTGTGCCCGAGGACCAGGAGCTGGCCTCCTCCTCCGAGCACATGCAGTATGTGGCCCAGATCATTGCCCACGAACTGGCCCATCAGTGGTTTGGCAACCTGGTGACTCCGAAGTGGTGGGATGATCTCTGGCTGAAGGAGGGATTCGCCTGCTATATGAGCTATAAGGCCTTGGAGCACTCCCACCCAGAGTTTCAGATCATGGACACTCTGACCACGCTGGAGTTCAAGGAGTCGATGGAGCACGATGCCGATAACACCTCGCATGCCATATCCTTCGATGTGCGCACAACCAACGATGTAAGGCGCATCTTCGATCCAATTAGCTACTCCAAGGGCACCATCCTGCTGCGCATGCTCAATTCGATTGTGGGCGATGTGGCCTTCCGCGCAGCCACTCGGGATCTGCTCAAGAAGTTCGCCTACGGGAATATGGACCGCGATGAGCTGTGGGCCATACTCACCCACCATGGTCAAGAGCAGGGCACTTTGCCCAAGGATCTGAGTGTCAAGCAGATCATGGACTCGTGGATCACGCAGCCGGGCTATCCGGTGGTCAATGTGGAGCGACGTGGTGCTGATCTCATCCTGAGCCAGCAGCGGTACCTGCTGCCCTCGAAGAACCCAGCGGACCAGAGCAGCTGGTTCATCCCCATCACCTTCGAAACCGATGAGCTGCGCAAGGGTGACAATATACCATCCCATTGGATGAGGAGCCAAGATGAGGGAGAGCTCATCGTGGGCAATGTCTTCAcgcacaacagcaacagcgaTAACGTGATCTATCTGAATCTCAACCGTCAGGGCTACTATCGGGTCAACTACGATATGACCTCCTGGCTGGCGCTTAAGAAGAACTTTAGCACTCTGCCCAGGATCACAAGAGCCCAGTTGCTGGATGATGCACTGCATCTGTCGCAGGCGGAGTATCTCACTTATGATATACC ATTGACCTTCCTTATGGAGCTGTTCACTTCTGTGGATGATGAGTTGCTTTGGAGTGCCGCCAAACCTGGTCTCAACTATCTCATTTACAACCTCAAGAGGGAGCCTGCCTTCGAGACCTTTAGG gCCTTTATGAAGTTCATTGTACGTCCCGCCTTCGATCATTATGGCTTAAACGAGCCAGACAATGAGTCCCATTTGCAACTTAAACACCGAGCTTTGGTGGCCTATTTTGCCTGCAAATTTAACTACGATCGCTGCACCCAAGTGGCCCAGATGAAGTTCCGCGAGTGGATGCGCGATGCCAAAAAGAATCC CATAAAGCCAAACCTGAAGTCCGTGATTTACTGCACATCTCTGGCAGAGGGCTCTTCACCGGAATGGTACTTCGCCTACAAGCAGTACAAGTCCACCACGAGTGCTTCGGAAAAGGAGGAGATACTGACCTCGCTGGGCTGCACCACCAAACCCTGGCTGCTGTCCAA GTACCTCAATATGACCATCAATCCCACATCGGGCATACTGAAACAAGATGGAGCCTTGGCCTTCCGGGCAGTGGCCTCCAATGCCATTGGTCATGAGATAGCCTTTGACTTCCTGCAGAGCAACATTAAGGAGATTGCCGAATA CTATGGCGATGGCTTCTCCACTCTGTCCGAGATGATCAAGTCGCTGACCATCTACATGAACAAGGACTACCACAAGCACCAGCTCCTGGACTTGGCCGCCACCTGCCGCAAATTGGGACTGAAGGCCGTGGAATCGGCCATCGATTTGGCCCTGGAGCAGGTCAACAATAATATCTACTGGCGCAGCCACTCTTACCACAGCCTCAAGAACTTCCTCGAGGGCATCGTCAGCGAGTTCCAGATCAACATCTTCTAG